One Siniperca chuatsi isolate FFG_IHB_CAS linkage group LG5, ASM2008510v1, whole genome shotgun sequence DNA window includes the following coding sequences:
- the fbxo21 gene encoding F-box only protein 21 isoform X2: protein MATSVAGEGQTSLNGIISDPQTKKLIDLPTELLEHILCFPVLKHVDICNVSCCCKRLHDVCHGRGKVWGHQYKLRWPRLQRFYRQNECCDWLREYKTRHRVGIQIRRTVESISKRFFTEVVLGDSFAEIESLGMPEHFCEDELLFILNSDKRKSLTLKYYAKKILYFLRQQNILKSLKTFLEQPAEQQSALEGAVLVDQYCNPLADVTLNSISAQLDEIAEKVKKMLRIKNPSHPSLRIAQGDCFVVEDFELQRQVVCALNSVLYEQLQYKGNEFDYYNPLNSYIHQVLLRRTGIPISLSVLYMTLARKLGVQVEPVNFPNHFLLRWCQKPRGSEDIYDFVYIDAFGKGKQLTAKECEYLIGHQVTADYYSAISTTEVLLRMVGNLLNIGKRGEGNEKSYQLLRDSLDLYLTINPDNVQYLLLQARLYFHLGIWPEKVLDILQHIQALDPSQHGAVGYLVQHTLEHIQHKKHPVTPEVKKRSAPEHLEVQYSVGLIMKHKRSGYNCVIYGWDPKCTMSQEWITTMRVHQLSNGANQPFYNVLVQDGTCRYAAQENLEPHSAPLEIGHPEVGRYFSEFTDTHYAANEELQTRYPEDMVETLGTVQELYHRLTPGSGNQDQAPAPDQNNHQAMLM, encoded by the exons ATGGCGACGTCTGTAGCTGGAGAGGGGCAAACAAGTCTAAATGGGATTATTTCCGACCCCCAAACTAAAAAATTGATTGACTTGCCGACCGAGTTGCTCGAACATATCTTGTGCTTCCCTGTCCTCAAACATGTCGACATTTGTAACGTTTCTTGCTGCTGCAAGCGGCTACACGACGTTTGCCATGGAAGGGGGAAGGTCTGGGGACATCAATACAAACTCAG ATGGCCAAGACTGCAGAGGTTTTACCGTCAGAATGAGTGCTGTGACTGGCTCAGAGAATACAAAACACGGCATAGAGTTGGCATACAAATACGAAGGACCGTGGAATCAATCTCAAAGAGATTCTTCACAGAAGTC GTGCTGGGAGACAGCTTTGCAGAGATTGAGTCACTTGGGATGCCAGAGCACTTCTGTGAAGATGAGCTCCTCTTCATACTCAACTCCGACAAGAG GAAAAGCTTGACCTTGAAGTACTATGCAAAAAAAATCCTTTACTTCCTGAGACAGCAGAACATCCTGAAGAGTTTGAAGACCTTCCTGGAGCAGCCTGCAGAGCAGCAGTCAGCTTTAGAGG GTGCTGTACTGGTGGATCAGTATTGTAACCCACTTGCTGATGTGACACTCAACAGCATATCAGCTCAGCTGGATGAGATCGcggagaaagtgaaaaagatgCTGAGAATCAAGAACCCCTCTCACCCCAGCCTGCGTATCGCTCAGG GTGACTGTTTTGTCGTAGAGGACTTTGAGCTCCAGAGGCAGGTGGTGTGTGCCCTAAACTCTGTCTTGTATGAGCAGCTTCAATACAAAGGCAACGAGTTTGACTACTACAACCCTCTCAACTCTTACATCCACCAG gtgcTACTACGCCGTACAGGCATTCCCATAAGCCTCTCTGTCCTCTACATGACATTAGCCCGGAAGCTGGGTGTTCAGGTGGAACCTGTCAACTTTCCCAATCACTTCCTGCTGCGCTGGTGCCAAAAACCAAGAGG GAGTGAGGACATCTATGACTTTGTCTACATTGATGCCTTTGGTAAAGGCAAACAGCTGACAGCCAAGGAGTGCGAGTACCTCATTGGCCACCAGGTGACGGCAGATTACTACAGTGCCATCAGCACCACCGAGGTGCTGCTCAGGATGGTGGGAAACCTGCTTAACATCGGCAAAAGAGG GGAGGGCAATGAGAAATCCTACCAGTTGCTGAGAGACTCTCTGGACCTCTACCTCACTATCAACCCAGATAATGTGCAGTACCTGCTGCTGCAGGCACGCCTCTACTTTCACCTGGGCATCTGGCCAGAAAAG GTGCTAGACATCCTGCAGCACATTCAGGCGTTGGATCCCTCCCAGCATGGGGCAGTGGGTTACCTGGTGCAGCACACGCTGGAGCACATCCAGCACAAGAAACATCCTGTTACACCTGAGGTGAAGAAGCGTAGCGCTCCAGAACACCTGGAGGTCCAGTATTCAGTCGGCCTCATCATGAAACACAAGAG GTCAGGCTATAACTGTGTGATCTACGGCTGGGACCCAAAGTGCACCATGAGTCAGGAGTGGATCACCACTATGAGGGTCCACCAGCTGTCCAATGGGGCCAACCAGCCTTTCTACAACGTCCTCGTGCAGGACGGAACATGTCGCTACGCAGCGCAGG AGAACCTGGAGCCCCACTCAGCCCCCTTGGAGATCGGACACCCGGAGGTGGGACGCTACTTCTCTGAATTTACCGATACCCATTATGCTGCCAACGAAGAACTGCAGACACGATACCCAGAGGACATGGTTGAAACTTTGGGCACGGTGCAGGAGCTTTACCACAGACTGACACCTGGCTCTGGGAACCAGGACCAGGCTCCTGCCCCAGACCAAAACAACCACCAAGCCATGCTCATGTAG
- the fbxo21 gene encoding F-box only protein 21 isoform X3 — protein sequence MATSVAGEGQTSLNGIISDPQTKKLIDLPTELLEHILCFPVLKHVDICNVSCCCKRLHDVCHGRGKVWGHQYKLRWPRLQRFYRQNECCDWLREYKTRHRVGIQIRRTVESISKRFFTEVPCVGQVLGDSFAEIESLGMPEHFCEDELLFILNSDKRKSLTLKYYAKKILYFLRQQNILKSLKTFLEQPAEQQSALEGAVLVDQYCNPLADVTLNSISAQLDEIAEKVKKMLRIKNPSHPSLRIAQEDFELQRQVVCALNSVLYEQLQYKGNEFDYYNPLNSYIHQVLLRRTGIPISLSVLYMTLARKLGVQVEPVNFPNHFLLRWCQKPRGSEDIYDFVYIDAFGKGKQLTAKECEYLIGHQVTADYYSAISTTEVLLRMVGNLLNIGKRGEGNEKSYQLLRDSLDLYLTINPDNVQYLLLQARLYFHLGIWPEKVLDILQHIQALDPSQHGAVGYLVQHTLEHIQHKKHPVTPEVKKRSAPEHLEVQYSVGLIMKHKRSGYNCVIYGWDPKCTMSQEWITTMRVHQLSNGANQPFYNVLVQDGTCRYAAQENLEPHSAPLEIGHPEVGRYFSEFTDTHYAANEELQTRYPEDMVETLGTVQELYHRLTPGSGNQDQAPAPDQNNHQAMLM from the exons ATGGCGACGTCTGTAGCTGGAGAGGGGCAAACAAGTCTAAATGGGATTATTTCCGACCCCCAAACTAAAAAATTGATTGACTTGCCGACCGAGTTGCTCGAACATATCTTGTGCTTCCCTGTCCTCAAACATGTCGACATTTGTAACGTTTCTTGCTGCTGCAAGCGGCTACACGACGTTTGCCATGGAAGGGGGAAGGTCTGGGGACATCAATACAAACTCAG ATGGCCAAGACTGCAGAGGTTTTACCGTCAGAATGAGTGCTGTGACTGGCTCAGAGAATACAAAACACGGCATAGAGTTGGCATACAAATACGAAGGACCGTGGAATCAATCTCAAAGAGATTCTTCACAGAAGTC CCTTGCGTTGGCCAGGTGCTGGGAGACAGCTTTGCAGAGATTGAGTCACTTGGGATGCCAGAGCACTTCTGTGAAGATGAGCTCCTCTTCATACTCAACTCCGACAAGAG GAAAAGCTTGACCTTGAAGTACTATGCAAAAAAAATCCTTTACTTCCTGAGACAGCAGAACATCCTGAAGAGTTTGAAGACCTTCCTGGAGCAGCCTGCAGAGCAGCAGTCAGCTTTAGAGG GTGCTGTACTGGTGGATCAGTATTGTAACCCACTTGCTGATGTGACACTCAACAGCATATCAGCTCAGCTGGATGAGATCGcggagaaagtgaaaaagatgCTGAGAATCAAGAACCCCTCTCACCCCAGCCTGCGTATCGCTCAGG AGGACTTTGAGCTCCAGAGGCAGGTGGTGTGTGCCCTAAACTCTGTCTTGTATGAGCAGCTTCAATACAAAGGCAACGAGTTTGACTACTACAACCCTCTCAACTCTTACATCCACCAG gtgcTACTACGCCGTACAGGCATTCCCATAAGCCTCTCTGTCCTCTACATGACATTAGCCCGGAAGCTGGGTGTTCAGGTGGAACCTGTCAACTTTCCCAATCACTTCCTGCTGCGCTGGTGCCAAAAACCAAGAGG GAGTGAGGACATCTATGACTTTGTCTACATTGATGCCTTTGGTAAAGGCAAACAGCTGACAGCCAAGGAGTGCGAGTACCTCATTGGCCACCAGGTGACGGCAGATTACTACAGTGCCATCAGCACCACCGAGGTGCTGCTCAGGATGGTGGGAAACCTGCTTAACATCGGCAAAAGAGG GGAGGGCAATGAGAAATCCTACCAGTTGCTGAGAGACTCTCTGGACCTCTACCTCACTATCAACCCAGATAATGTGCAGTACCTGCTGCTGCAGGCACGCCTCTACTTTCACCTGGGCATCTGGCCAGAAAAG GTGCTAGACATCCTGCAGCACATTCAGGCGTTGGATCCCTCCCAGCATGGGGCAGTGGGTTACCTGGTGCAGCACACGCTGGAGCACATCCAGCACAAGAAACATCCTGTTACACCTGAGGTGAAGAAGCGTAGCGCTCCAGAACACCTGGAGGTCCAGTATTCAGTCGGCCTCATCATGAAACACAAGAG GTCAGGCTATAACTGTGTGATCTACGGCTGGGACCCAAAGTGCACCATGAGTCAGGAGTGGATCACCACTATGAGGGTCCACCAGCTGTCCAATGGGGCCAACCAGCCTTTCTACAACGTCCTCGTGCAGGACGGAACATGTCGCTACGCAGCGCAGG AGAACCTGGAGCCCCACTCAGCCCCCTTGGAGATCGGACACCCGGAGGTGGGACGCTACTTCTCTGAATTTACCGATACCCATTATGCTGCCAACGAAGAACTGCAGACACGATACCCAGAGGACATGGTTGAAACTTTGGGCACGGTGCAGGAGCTTTACCACAGACTGACACCTGGCTCTGGGAACCAGGACCAGGCTCCTGCCCCAGACCAAAACAACCACCAAGCCATGCTCATGTAG
- the fbxo21 gene encoding F-box only protein 21 isoform X1, with translation MATSVAGEGQTSLNGIISDPQTKKLIDLPTELLEHILCFPVLKHVDICNVSCCCKRLHDVCHGRGKVWGHQYKLRWPRLQRFYRQNECCDWLREYKTRHRVGIQIRRTVESISKRFFTEVPCVGQVLGDSFAEIESLGMPEHFCEDELLFILNSDKRKSLTLKYYAKKILYFLRQQNILKSLKTFLEQPAEQQSALEGAVLVDQYCNPLADVTLNSISAQLDEIAEKVKKMLRIKNPSHPSLRIAQGDCFVVEDFELQRQVVCALNSVLYEQLQYKGNEFDYYNPLNSYIHQVLLRRTGIPISLSVLYMTLARKLGVQVEPVNFPNHFLLRWCQKPRGSEDIYDFVYIDAFGKGKQLTAKECEYLIGHQVTADYYSAISTTEVLLRMVGNLLNIGKRGEGNEKSYQLLRDSLDLYLTINPDNVQYLLLQARLYFHLGIWPEKVLDILQHIQALDPSQHGAVGYLVQHTLEHIQHKKHPVTPEVKKRSAPEHLEVQYSVGLIMKHKRSGYNCVIYGWDPKCTMSQEWITTMRVHQLSNGANQPFYNVLVQDGTCRYAAQENLEPHSAPLEIGHPEVGRYFSEFTDTHYAANEELQTRYPEDMVETLGTVQELYHRLTPGSGNQDQAPAPDQNNHQAMLM, from the exons ATGGCGACGTCTGTAGCTGGAGAGGGGCAAACAAGTCTAAATGGGATTATTTCCGACCCCCAAACTAAAAAATTGATTGACTTGCCGACCGAGTTGCTCGAACATATCTTGTGCTTCCCTGTCCTCAAACATGTCGACATTTGTAACGTTTCTTGCTGCTGCAAGCGGCTACACGACGTTTGCCATGGAAGGGGGAAGGTCTGGGGACATCAATACAAACTCAG ATGGCCAAGACTGCAGAGGTTTTACCGTCAGAATGAGTGCTGTGACTGGCTCAGAGAATACAAAACACGGCATAGAGTTGGCATACAAATACGAAGGACCGTGGAATCAATCTCAAAGAGATTCTTCACAGAAGTC CCTTGCGTTGGCCAGGTGCTGGGAGACAGCTTTGCAGAGATTGAGTCACTTGGGATGCCAGAGCACTTCTGTGAAGATGAGCTCCTCTTCATACTCAACTCCGACAAGAG GAAAAGCTTGACCTTGAAGTACTATGCAAAAAAAATCCTTTACTTCCTGAGACAGCAGAACATCCTGAAGAGTTTGAAGACCTTCCTGGAGCAGCCTGCAGAGCAGCAGTCAGCTTTAGAGG GTGCTGTACTGGTGGATCAGTATTGTAACCCACTTGCTGATGTGACACTCAACAGCATATCAGCTCAGCTGGATGAGATCGcggagaaagtgaaaaagatgCTGAGAATCAAGAACCCCTCTCACCCCAGCCTGCGTATCGCTCAGG GTGACTGTTTTGTCGTAGAGGACTTTGAGCTCCAGAGGCAGGTGGTGTGTGCCCTAAACTCTGTCTTGTATGAGCAGCTTCAATACAAAGGCAACGAGTTTGACTACTACAACCCTCTCAACTCTTACATCCACCAG gtgcTACTACGCCGTACAGGCATTCCCATAAGCCTCTCTGTCCTCTACATGACATTAGCCCGGAAGCTGGGTGTTCAGGTGGAACCTGTCAACTTTCCCAATCACTTCCTGCTGCGCTGGTGCCAAAAACCAAGAGG GAGTGAGGACATCTATGACTTTGTCTACATTGATGCCTTTGGTAAAGGCAAACAGCTGACAGCCAAGGAGTGCGAGTACCTCATTGGCCACCAGGTGACGGCAGATTACTACAGTGCCATCAGCACCACCGAGGTGCTGCTCAGGATGGTGGGAAACCTGCTTAACATCGGCAAAAGAGG GGAGGGCAATGAGAAATCCTACCAGTTGCTGAGAGACTCTCTGGACCTCTACCTCACTATCAACCCAGATAATGTGCAGTACCTGCTGCTGCAGGCACGCCTCTACTTTCACCTGGGCATCTGGCCAGAAAAG GTGCTAGACATCCTGCAGCACATTCAGGCGTTGGATCCCTCCCAGCATGGGGCAGTGGGTTACCTGGTGCAGCACACGCTGGAGCACATCCAGCACAAGAAACATCCTGTTACACCTGAGGTGAAGAAGCGTAGCGCTCCAGAACACCTGGAGGTCCAGTATTCAGTCGGCCTCATCATGAAACACAAGAG GTCAGGCTATAACTGTGTGATCTACGGCTGGGACCCAAAGTGCACCATGAGTCAGGAGTGGATCACCACTATGAGGGTCCACCAGCTGTCCAATGGGGCCAACCAGCCTTTCTACAACGTCCTCGTGCAGGACGGAACATGTCGCTACGCAGCGCAGG AGAACCTGGAGCCCCACTCAGCCCCCTTGGAGATCGGACACCCGGAGGTGGGACGCTACTTCTCTGAATTTACCGATACCCATTATGCTGCCAACGAAGAACTGCAGACACGATACCCAGAGGACATGGTTGAAACTTTGGGCACGGTGCAGGAGCTTTACCACAGACTGACACCTGGCTCTGGGAACCAGGACCAGGCTCCTGCCCCAGACCAAAACAACCACCAAGCCATGCTCATGTAG